One window from the genome of Candidatus Didemnitutus sp. encodes:
- a CDS encoding TerC family protein — protein MTDSIPLFPFADYWWLYGLFTLFVLGMLALDLGVFHRQAHEVRFKEALGWSAVWITLALLFGYGLYQYALYQFPLDPRLAGLDHAALARQTGLEYLTGFVVEKSLSVDNIFVFVVVFGYFAVPLKYQHRVLFYGILGALVFRVIFIALGAVLMKFHWVIWLFGGFLVLTGCKILFAPEKPIEPEKNPFIRLLRRLMPVTAQLHGQSFFAKLDGAWHATPLLVCLVFLEVTDIVFAVDSVPAIFALTKEPLVVFTSNIFAILGLRALFFLLAGVMHKFRFLKYGLGLILIFVGLKMVWLNDAFGGKFPIGWSLGLIGALLAGAIAASLLIPARPAPAGTNRT, from the coding sequence ATGACCGACTCCATTCCCCTGTTTCCGTTCGCCGACTATTGGTGGCTCTACGGACTGTTCACGCTGTTCGTGCTGGGCATGCTCGCGCTCGATCTCGGGGTGTTTCACCGCCAGGCGCACGAGGTGCGCTTCAAGGAGGCGCTGGGCTGGAGCGCAGTCTGGATCACGCTCGCGCTGCTGTTCGGCTACGGGCTCTACCAGTATGCGCTCTACCAGTTCCCGCTCGATCCGCGGCTGGCCGGGCTCGATCACGCGGCGCTGGCGAGGCAGACCGGGCTCGAATACCTCACGGGCTTCGTCGTCGAAAAATCGCTGTCGGTGGACAACATCTTCGTGTTCGTCGTCGTGTTCGGCTACTTCGCGGTGCCGCTGAAATACCAGCATCGCGTCCTCTTCTACGGCATCCTCGGCGCGCTCGTGTTTCGCGTGATCTTCATCGCGCTGGGCGCGGTGCTGATGAAATTCCACTGGGTGATCTGGCTCTTCGGCGGCTTCCTCGTGCTGACCGGTTGCAAGATCTTGTTCGCGCCCGAAAAGCCGATCGAGCCGGAGAAAAATCCGTTCATTCGCCTGCTGCGGCGCCTGATGCCCGTGACCGCGCAGCTGCACGGCCAGAGCTTCTTCGCGAAACTCGACGGCGCGTGGCATGCGACGCCGCTGCTCGTGTGCCTCGTGTTTCTCGAGGTGACGGACATCGTCTTCGCGGTGGACAGCGTGCCGGCGATCTTCGCGCTGACGAAGGAGCCGTTGGTGGTGTTCACCTCGAACATCTTCGCCATCCTCGGACTGCGCGCGCTGTTCTTCCTGCTCGCGGGCGTCATGCACAAGTTCCGCTTCCTGAAATACGGGCTCGGGCTGATCCTGATCTTCGTCGGCCTGAAGATGGTGTGGCTGAACGACGCCTTCGGCGGCAAGTTCCCCATCGGCTGGTCGCTCGGCCTCATCGGGGCGTTGCTCGCGGGCGCGATCGCCGCTTCGCTGCTGATTCCGGCCCGACCGGCGCCGGCGGGGACAAACCGCACTTGA
- a CDS encoding exopolysaccharide biosynthesis protein, protein MPFSAYSSPHDPLRRLSDDLHALSVAFSDHAVTLGEVMGKLGARASALLIVVCSLPFCSPVTIPGLSTPFGLVILILALRFAAGLPPWLPARLRDVKLPPKFFARVLEAGSRIVGWIERQLRPRWDWLSDAPWKIRLHTLVVAAAAVLLLLPLPPVPPLTNTLPALVIVVLTMSLLERDGFGIAAGYTLFVGTVGYFAFWATVIVEAVRRILERLGG, encoded by the coding sequence GTGCCCTTTTCTGCGTATTCCTCGCCGCACGACCCGCTGCGCCGTTTGTCGGACGACCTCCACGCGCTCTCCGTCGCCTTCAGCGACCATGCGGTGACGCTCGGGGAGGTGATGGGAAAACTGGGCGCGCGCGCGTCCGCGCTGCTCATCGTGGTGTGCAGCCTGCCGTTCTGCTCGCCGGTCACGATTCCGGGCCTGTCGACGCCGTTCGGGCTCGTGATCCTGATCCTCGCGCTGCGCTTCGCGGCCGGTTTGCCGCCCTGGTTGCCGGCGCGCCTGCGCGACGTGAAACTGCCGCCGAAATTCTTCGCGCGCGTCCTCGAGGCGGGCAGCAGGATCGTCGGCTGGATCGAGCGCCAGCTGCGGCCGCGATGGGATTGGCTGTCGGACGCGCCGTGGAAAATCCGCCTGCACACGCTGGTCGTGGCCGCGGCCGCGGTGTTGCTGCTCCTGCCTTTGCCGCCGGTGCCGCCGCTCACGAACACGTTGCCGGCGCTCGTGATCGTCGTCCTCACCATGAGCCTGCTTGAACGCGACGGCTTCGGCATCGCGGCGGGCTACACGCTTTTCGTGGGCACGGTGGGCTATTTCGCATTCTGGGCGACGGTGATCGTGGAGGCGGTGCGCCGCATCCTCGAGCGTTTGGGCGGCTGA
- a CDS encoding 7-carboxy-7-deazaguanine synthase QueE — translation MLISEIFHSIQGEGELVGVPSVFVRTSGCNLRCNWCDTPYASWSPEGTQLGVDQILAEIARYPAKHVVLTGGEPMIAPEIHELAFQLKERGYHITIETAATVPPRGIAFDLASLSPKLAHSAPDSRLDDTWRRKHEALRRQPEVIAAWIAAGDYQLKLVVRDEADVAEIEELLRDTLCVVPPHKVLLMPEGTTLETLRARAGWLSELCKARGYRYAHRLHVELYGNRRGT, via the coding sequence ATGCTGATCTCCGAAATTTTCCATTCCATCCAAGGCGAGGGCGAACTCGTCGGCGTGCCGTCGGTGTTCGTGCGCACGAGCGGGTGCAATCTCCGCTGCAACTGGTGCGACACCCCCTACGCCTCGTGGTCGCCCGAGGGCACGCAGCTGGGCGTCGACCAAATCCTCGCGGAGATCGCCCGGTATCCGGCCAAGCACGTCGTGTTGACCGGCGGCGAGCCGATGATCGCGCCGGAGATCCACGAGCTGGCGTTTCAGCTGAAGGAACGCGGTTACCACATCACGATCGAGACGGCGGCGACCGTGCCGCCACGCGGCATCGCGTTCGACCTCGCCTCACTCAGCCCGAAGCTCGCGCACTCCGCGCCCGATTCGCGCCTGGACGACACCTGGCGGCGGAAACACGAGGCGCTGCGCCGGCAGCCCGAAGTGATCGCGGCATGGATCGCGGCGGGCGACTACCAATTGAAGCTCGTCGTCCGCGACGAGGCCGACGTGGCCGAGATCGAGGAACTGTTGCGCGACACGCTCTGCGTCGTGCCGCCACACAAGGTCCTGCTCATGCCCGAGGGCACGACGCTCGAGACGCTCCGCGCGCGCGCGGGCTGGTTGAGCGAATTGTGCAAGGCGCGCGGCTACCGCTACGCGCACCGCCTGCACGTCGAGCTCTACGGCAACCGGCGCGGCACCTGA
- the queC gene encoding 7-cyano-7-deazaguanine synthase QueC — MKVVVLCSGGMDSVTALHWARREHDVRAVLSFDYGSKHNASELPFAAAHARALGVRHVVVPLAFIGEHFTSDLLQSGGEIPEGHYAADNMKRTVVPFRNGIMLAVAGGFAESAEATGLVIAAHTGDHTIYPDCREDFMRAMGDALRLGTYAGIELLRPFIALTKGQIAAEGARLGVDFAQTWSCYKGGAVHCGKCGTCVERREAFQQAGLVDPTVYEATPPLPSAPRSVQPSADSDQPNKNSQPKADS; from the coding sequence ATGAAAGTCGTCGTGCTCTGCTCCGGCGGGATGGATTCCGTGACCGCGCTCCATTGGGCGCGGCGCGAGCACGACGTGCGCGCGGTGCTGAGTTTCGACTACGGCTCGAAGCACAACGCCTCCGAGTTGCCGTTCGCGGCGGCGCACGCGCGGGCGCTCGGCGTGCGGCACGTGGTGGTGCCGCTGGCGTTTATCGGCGAGCATTTCACGTCGGACTTGCTGCAGAGCGGCGGCGAGATTCCCGAGGGACATTACGCGGCCGACAACATGAAGCGCACCGTCGTGCCGTTCCGCAACGGCATCATGCTCGCGGTCGCCGGCGGTTTTGCCGAGAGCGCCGAGGCGACCGGCCTCGTGATCGCCGCGCACACGGGCGACCACACGATCTATCCGGATTGCCGCGAGGATTTCATGCGCGCGATGGGCGATGCGCTGCGGCTCGGCACCTATGCGGGCATCGAGTTGCTGCGACCGTTCATCGCCTTGACGAAGGGCCAGATCGCCGCCGAGGGCGCGCGCCTCGGCGTGGATTTCGCGCAGACGTGGTCGTGCTACAAGGGCGGCGCCGTGCACTGCGGCAAATGCGGCACATGCGTCGAGCGCCGCGAGGCGTTCCAGCAAGCCGGGCTGGTCGATCCGACTGTTTACGAGGCCACGCCGCCGCTGCCGAGCGCTCCGCGCAGCGTTCAGCCGTCAGCTGACAGCGATCAGCCAAACAAAAACAGCCAACCGAAAGCGGACAGCTGA
- a CDS encoding glycerophosphodiester phosphodiesterase has protein sequence MALSSRPLIIAHRGASAERPENTLAAFRRALALRVDGIELDVHVTRDGVPVVFHDADLRRLTGVRGRIASRTWRELRPLRVRGVEPIPRLVDVLRLTRGRCVVQIELKAGVPVAPVVRAVQAARASDAVILASFSAALVRDARRLAPAIPRMLISEGRAAPAALVRQLAACDAAGLSVNHRAICSAAWVRGITSRGFGVWSWTVNEAHVARQLAGWGVGGLLGDNPALLRAAV, from the coding sequence GTGGCCCTTTCCTCTCGCCCCCTGATCATCGCCCATCGCGGCGCCTCCGCCGAGCGGCCGGAGAACACTCTCGCCGCCTTCCGGCGCGCGCTGGCACTGCGGGTCGACGGCATCGAGCTCGACGTGCACGTCACCCGCGACGGCGTGCCGGTGGTCTTCCACGACGCCGACCTGCGCCGCCTCACCGGCGTGCGCGGGCGCATCGCATCGCGCACATGGCGCGAGCTGCGTCCGCTGCGCGTGCGCGGCGTGGAGCCGATCCCGCGCCTCGTCGACGTCCTGCGCCTGACCCGGGGCCGTTGCGTCGTGCAGATCGAGCTCAAGGCCGGTGTGCCGGTCGCGCCCGTCGTGCGCGCCGTGCAGGCCGCGCGCGCCTCCGACGCCGTGATCCTCGCTTCGTTTTCCGCCGCCCTCGTCCGGGACGCGCGGCGCCTCGCTCCGGCCATCCCGCGCATGTTGATCTCGGAAGGACGCGCCGCGCCTGCCGCGCTCGTGCGCCAGCTCGCGGCCTGCGACGCTGCCGGCCTGAGCGTGAATCACCGGGCGATTTGCTCCGCGGCGTGGGTGCGCGGGATAACTTCCCGGGGCTTTGGCGTGTGGTCGTGGACGGTGAACGAGGCGCACGTCGCCCGCCAGTTGGCGGGGTGGGGTGTGGGCGGCCTCCTCGGCGACAATCCGGCCTTGCTGCGCGCGGCGGTTTAG
- a CDS encoding histone deacetylase, with translation MRPEQPARIARTVPHLQNAHPDWEWRVPGQFDDAVLLRAHTAALLKRIEEPADIDEDTPHFPGIAQHARRSVAAALDATAAALAGQRAFALMRPPGHHCTRNQAMGFCYLNQVAVAALEAQANRGVRVAVWDFDAHHGNGTEDILEGKPGVFFASVHQIPGYPGTGTRSTVNCRNFPVKPHTPREFHLGELARSWEAVQAFKPDLVLVSAGFDAFEGDPITEMTLALDDFAELGRWLRQSGLPAAAVLEGGYSDQLPQLIDAFLTAWNQ, from the coding sequence ATGCGGCCGGAACAGCCCGCGCGCATCGCTCGCACCGTCCCGCATCTTCAGAACGCGCACCCCGATTGGGAGTGGCGGGTGCCGGGGCAATTTGACGACGCCGTCCTCCTGCGCGCCCACACGGCGGCCCTTCTCAAACGCATCGAGGAGCCGGCGGACATCGACGAGGACACGCCGCACTTTCCCGGCATCGCGCAACACGCCCGCCGTTCCGTAGCGGCCGCGCTCGACGCCACCGCCGCTGCGCTCGCGGGCCAGCGCGCCTTCGCGCTGATGCGCCCGCCCGGCCATCACTGCACGCGCAACCAGGCGATGGGTTTTTGTTACCTCAACCAGGTCGCCGTCGCCGCGCTCGAGGCCCAGGCCAACCGCGGCGTCCGCGTGGCGGTCTGGGATTTCGACGCGCATCATGGCAACGGCACCGAGGACATCCTCGAGGGCAAACCCGGCGTCTTCTTCGCCTCGGTGCACCAGATTCCCGGCTATCCCGGCACCGGCACGCGCTCGACGGTGAATTGCCGCAATTTCCCCGTGAAACCGCACACGCCCCGCGAATTCCACCTCGGCGAACTCGCCCGCTCGTGGGAGGCGGTGCAGGCCTTCAAGCCCGACCTCGTGCTCGTCTCCGCCGGCTTCGACGCCTTCGAGGGCGACCCGATCACCGAGATGACGCTCGCACTCGACGACTTCGCCGAGCTCGGCCGCTGGCTCCGCCAAAGCGGACTGCCCGCCGCCGCCGTGCTCGAGGGCGGCTACAGCGACCAACTCCCGCAACTCATCGACGCGTTCCTCACCGCCTGGAACCAGTGA
- a CDS encoding HRDC domain-containing protein, with amino-acid sequence MHTIPHYRLLDKADQFEPLYAALDRVDEIALDTEADNLFRYRTKVCLLQILAGGEIFLVDLLADLPLEPLWQRLATKHLVMHGSDYDLRLLRGLCDFRPRSLFDTMFAAQLLNIPRFGLAALLEQHFGIKLDKDHQKANWSQRPLDRDMLDYAAMDVHFLFGLRDKLTEQLAALGRVEWQKQKCQWQIDVAGEGFAGPDENSWRVGGSEKLGGRGLAVLYQVWHWRERWAEKLDTPPFKVTGNEMLMRIARAADDGAPVAKALEVHLGRRHDRLFPSLAEAVRHGFATDPRSLPRRERRREFAPLTPEELSRQDKIKADRDRLAQSLNLDPTMIATRSQLVQVARSPATIDAVLLPWQAQLLKGEPAWKG; translated from the coding sequence GTGCATACGATACCGCATTACCGACTCCTCGATAAAGCCGACCAATTCGAGCCGCTCTACGCCGCGCTCGATCGCGTCGACGAAATCGCCCTCGATACCGAAGCGGACAACCTCTTCCGCTACCGCACCAAGGTCTGCCTGCTGCAGATCCTCGCCGGCGGCGAGATCTTCCTCGTCGACTTGCTCGCCGATCTGCCGCTAGAGCCGCTCTGGCAACGCCTCGCCACCAAGCACCTCGTGATGCACGGCAGCGATTACGACCTGCGCCTGCTGCGCGGGCTCTGCGATTTCCGGCCGCGCAGCCTCTTCGACACCATGTTCGCCGCGCAGCTGCTCAACATCCCGCGCTTCGGCCTCGCCGCGCTCCTCGAACAGCACTTCGGCATCAAGCTCGACAAGGATCACCAGAAGGCGAACTGGTCGCAACGCCCCCTCGATCGCGACATGCTCGATTACGCCGCGATGGACGTGCACTTCCTGTTCGGCCTGCGCGACAAACTCACCGAGCAACTCGCCGCGCTCGGCCGCGTCGAGTGGCAGAAGCAGAAATGCCAGTGGCAGATTGACGTCGCCGGCGAAGGCTTCGCCGGCCCGGACGAAAATTCCTGGCGCGTCGGCGGCTCCGAGAAACTCGGCGGCCGCGGCCTCGCCGTCCTCTACCAAGTCTGGCACTGGCGCGAACGCTGGGCCGAGAAGCTCGACACGCCGCCCTTCAAGGTCACCGGCAACGAAATGCTCATGCGCATTGCCCGCGCCGCCGATGACGGCGCGCCGGTCGCCAAGGCGCTCGAGGTCCACCTCGGCCGCCGCCACGACCGTCTTTTCCCGAGCCTCGCCGAGGCCGTGCGTCACGGCTTCGCCACCGATCCGCGTTCGCTCCCGCGCCGCGAGCGCCGCCGCGAATTCGCGCCACTCACGCCCGAGGAACTGTCGCGCCAGGACAAGATCAAGGCCGACCGCGACCGCCTCGCCCAAAGCCTCAATCTCGATCCCACGATGATCGCCACCCGCTCGCAGCTCGTGCAGGTCGCGCGCAGTCCCGCGACGATCGACGCCGTGCTCCTTCCCTGGCAGGCTCAGCTCCTGAAAGGCGAGCCTGCGTGGAAAGGCTGA